CCAGACACCGACCGGAATCCCGATAATCACCGAGATCAACCCTGCCGTCAATACTAGCGCAAGTGTTTCCATTGAGTGCTCCCAATAACCCAAATTCTGAATCAGAAGAAGTCCAATGAAGGTAAAAAGAGCAATTGCCACTTTGCCAGCGCGATACGCCAACAGCGTAAACAAAATGATCAAGACCCAAAACGGGATTCCTGTTAGAATCCATGAAAACAAGTCAACGGTTCCACCGATTCCAGCTGATATGAAGTCGAACAAGAAGCCCAAATTCTCTTCCAGTCCATCTACAATTGCCTCTACCCAACTGTCGAGCGGCAGCTTTGGAAATAGTTGGTTTTGACTCATGATGGATTCACCTGCCCCTCTTCATTCGTTGCCTCCGGAACTTGTTGATTTACTTTTCCAGCCAATCCACCCAGGACGGCACCTTTTACAATCACGCCCAACAGACGATTTTGTTCCCCGGTAACCGCCACAGGAATATCTGAAAACGCAACAAGGTCAAACATCTCATTGAGCAGTGTCTGCGGTCCGACAGTCGGTACCTCTGTTCGCAGTACGGATTCCAGCGACTGTCCTGCTTCCTTGGCTCCGTTTACCGCGTCTGCCGTTAGCACACCCAGCAATGTTTTTCGTTTATCCACTACGTACAGACTTGATACACCGCGCTCACGCATCATTTGCAGTGCGACGCGAGGTCCTCTGTCCAGTGTGATCGTCTCCGCTCGCTTCATGACTTTTTCAGCGGACAACACCTTGGAACGATCCACATCCTCTACGAAGCGTTCTACGTATTCGTTTGCTGGATTGGTCATGATTTCTTCCGGCGAGCCGATCTGCACGATCGCACCGTCTTTCATCAGAGCAATTCGATCCCCGATCTTCAATGCTTCGTCCAGATCATGCGTAATGAAAATAATGGTCTTCTGCATGGTGCTCTGCAGTTCCAACAGCTCATCCTGCATGTCCTTGCGAATTAACGGGTCCAAGGCACTGAACGCCTCATCCATCAACAGCACATCAGGTTCATTCGCGAGTGCACGAGCGAGACCCACACGCTGCTGCATCCCGCCACTCAGCTGATCCGGGTAGCTTGCTTCCCAACCGCCGAGTCCGACGAGTGCGAGTGACTTTTTCGCTTTTGCCTCACGCTCGGCTTTTGGCATTCCTTGAATCTCCAGGCCGTACTCCGCATTTTCAAGTACTGTCCTGTGCGGGAACAAGGCGAACTTTTGAAATACCATGCCCAGCTTCTTTCTTCTTACGTCCTGTAACTGCTCGGTGTTCATACTGACGATATCCGTACCGTCAATCAGGATTTTGCCTTCTGTTGGTTCAATCAACCGGTTCAACAATCGAACCAAGGTCGACTTCCCGCTTCCCGAAAGCCCCATGATGACGAAAATTTCGCCTGCATGCACCTCAAAACTCGCTTGATTCACCCCAAGGGTAAGACCCGTTTCCTTCAAGATTTCTTGCTTGGTCTTCCCCTGCTTCACCTGGGACAATGCGCGTTGGGGTTGGCGTCCAAAGATTTTGGTCAAATTCTCTACTTTGATCTTGGGCATATGGTCACCTCCAACTATTACGCCCGGCATCCGGACTGTTCTTTACCCTTACAATTGTAACCAGCCAATTTTTTTACCTCAAACTGGGTGAGGCATGATAATCCGTCATTTTCAGCGTTCAGAAAAAACTTTACGTACTTTACTTCCTGTATTCTCAGTTTATCACGTATATACTGTACAACATCTCCATTTACTTTTTTCTTTTGGAGACGTACAATTCTAGTCAGGTTACTAAGACTAGAGGAGCTGCTTTTTTCAAAATGGATACCAATCAGGAAAAAATCCTCGAAAAAGCTCAGGAACGCGTGATTGAAACGCTCGCTCGCAACATGGATCTGTATGGAATCACCATGTCAACGGGATTGCTGTATGGCACATTGCTCTTTCAGGACAAGTCAATGACACTCGATGAGATGGGCGAAGCACTGGGCATGAGCAAAACCAGCATGAGCACCGGCGTCCGCACATTGATGGACTTAAATATGGTAGAAAAGATATGGAAAAAAGGGACGCGGAAAGATCATTACGAGGTCAATCTGGACTGGTACCAAAACTTCATCGACCTCTTTTCCGTGAAGTGGCGACACGCCTGCGAACATAATGTACACGCCTTGAAAAAGTCGCTCCTGGAGCTTCGCGCTCTTCAGCAATCAGAAGAGCTTTCGGAAGAAGTCAGCGAGCGTGTGGAGCTCAGTATCAAGCGCATTGAAAATGGGTTGGAGTATTATTTGTGGCTGTCCCGTTTGATCGACTCCTTCGAATCACATGATATCTTTCAGTTTGTACCGAAAAAGGAAAATGAATCATAAGACGTTCTCAATTGAAAAAGACTCGTTCCTTGCAATAGGAATGAGTCTTTTTTGTGGTACAATTATCCAAAGCGGATTCACGCTCTTCTAAGATGAAAGGAGTGGTCAGTTATGAAAAAGGACAGAAATCAACGTTCTTATAAAGCTGTGCGTGTACCAAACAACCAAAAAGGGGAACACCAACGCTAACCCCCTTTCACCTAGGAGGAAATGGATTGATTCGGAAAACAGCTCTGCTGATTATTGATGCACAGGTAGGTATTATCGAAGGGCAATTTGGTCCTGTTTTTCAGCCGGCTACACTTGTCCAAACATTGAAAAAAGTAAGAGAAGATGCCTATAGCAAGGATATTCCTGTGCTGTACGTTCAGGATGCGGATGTCGGAGAAGTCGGTTCAGACGACTTTGCCATCCACCCTGAGATCGCACCTCTGCCATCAGAAACAGTGATTCAAAAACTAGCGACAGACTCGTTTCACGGAACAGACCTGCACGAAAAGCTACAAGCACTCGGGATTAACCACCTAGTCATCATGGGATGCAAAACCGAGTTTTGTATCGACAGCGCCTGCCGCAAAGCGACGACACTCGGCTATGATGTAACGCTCGTCAAAGACGGGCATTCTACATCGGACAATAAGGTATTGTCAGCGGAACAAATCATCGCCCATCACAATACTTGCTTGCATGGATTGGGAAATATTGAGCCATTTATTTTGGTGCGGGAATCTACGGAAGATGTCTTCGCCCCTACCCATGATACTTACCGCTAATATTTTGCTGAATTTCTCGAAACCGTCTATTCAGGCGGTTTCTTGTTTTGTTCTGCTTGCGATTGGGCCTTGCTATAATGAAAGAAATGAATCAGCCTAATTAAAGGAGAAACCATGTCGACGACTATCGCTATACCAAGATTGGGA
This genomic stretch from Brevibacillus brevis harbors:
- a CDS encoding cysteine hydrolase family protein, with translation MIRKTALLIIDAQVGIIEGQFGPVFQPATLVQTLKKVREDAYSKDIPVLYVQDADVGEVGSDDFAIHPEIAPLPSETVIQKLATDSFHGTDLHEKLQALGINHLVIMGCKTEFCIDSACRKATTLGYDVTLVKDGHSTSDNKVLSAEQIIAHHNTCLHGLGNIEPFILVRESTEDVFAPTHDTYR
- a CDS encoding GbsR/MarR family transcriptional regulator; the encoded protein is MDTNQEKILEKAQERVIETLARNMDLYGITMSTGLLYGTLLFQDKSMTLDEMGEALGMSKTSMSTGVRTLMDLNMVEKIWKKGTRKDHYEVNLDWYQNFIDLFSVKWRHACEHNVHALKKSLLELRALQQSEELSEEVSERVELSIKRIENGLEYYLWLSRLIDSFESHDIFQFVPKKENES
- a CDS encoding quaternary amine ABC transporter ATP-binding protein translates to MPKIKVENLTKIFGRQPQRALSQVKQGKTKQEILKETGLTLGVNQASFEVHAGEIFVIMGLSGSGKSTLVRLLNRLIEPTEGKILIDGTDIVSMNTEQLQDVRRKKLGMVFQKFALFPHRTVLENAEYGLEIQGMPKAEREAKAKKSLALVGLGGWEASYPDQLSGGMQQRVGLARALANEPDVLLMDEAFSALDPLIRKDMQDELLELQSTMQKTIIFITHDLDEALKIGDRIALMKDGAIVQIGSPEEIMTNPANEYVERFVEDVDRSKVLSAEKVMKRAETITLDRGPRVALQMMRERGVSSLYVVDKRKTLLGVLTADAVNGAKEAGQSLESVLRTEVPTVGPQTLLNEMFDLVAFSDIPVAVTGEQNRLLGVIVKGAVLGGLAGKVNQQVPEATNEEGQVNPS